The following DNA comes from Deinococcus sp. YIM 134068.
GGATGGACCCCACCGCCTCGTGGACCCGTCCCTGCCGCCGCAGCGCCACCCCGAGGTTGTGGTGCGCCCCGTCGAAGTCGGGATTGAACCGCAGCGCCTCGCGGTAACGGGCCTCGGCCTCGGCGGGGTGGCCCGCCTCCAAGTCCAGGTTGCCCAGGTTGGTCAGCGCGCGGTAGTGCCCCGCGTCGGCCCCCAGCGCCTCCCCGAAGCGGGCGCGGGCCTCCTCCGGCTCCTCCCGGAGCGCGTGCAGGACGCCGAGGGCGTTCAGCGCCTCCGCCCTGGTCAGCGGATGCGCGAGGGCCGGGGCAAGTCGCTCCCGCAACGCCTCCGGGTCGCTCTCCCCGCTCGTGCCACGTCCCAGTCCTTCCAAGACGCCCAACGCCGCGCCTAACTCCTCCGGTCCCAGGAGGGAGGTCAGCAGCGCACGTTCCCCACCGCCCAACTCCCTCAACGCCTCCTCCAGCCCCACCCACGCCCGCCGCGCCTGCGGGAGACGCCGGGCACGCACCGCCTCCTGCACGGCGCTGACGCTCCCCAGCACCTCGGTCAGCTCGGCGGGGGCGGTGCCGATCCGCGCGGCGCTCAAGGCCCGGCCCCACTCCCCCGCGCGGGCGAAGGCCGTCCAGTCCGGCGGCGCGGCGGCCCCGGCGGGAGGGGGGGAAACGTCCGTCATGGGCGGAGTATACTGACGCGCCCTTTGTTCCGGCCCCCGGAGAGTGAGACCCCTGTGACCCCACCCGACCCCCCGACCTCTCCGCCCCCCGCCCCGCTGTACTCGCCCGCCCGCGTGCGTGAGCTGCTGAACCGCCACGGCCTGCGCCCCACCAAGAGCCTCGGCCAGAACTTCCTCGTGGACGGCAATATCCTGCGCGCCATCGCCGACGCGGGCGGGGCGGCCCCCGGCGTGCCCGTGCTGGAGGTCGGCCCCGGCCTCGGCGTCCTCACCCGCGAGGTCGCCTCACGCGGGGCGCACGTCACCGCGCTGGAAAAGGACGAGCGATTGAGGCCCGTCCTCGCCGAGACCCTCGCCGGGCTGGACGTGAACGTGGTGTGGGGCGACGCGCTGGACTTCGATTACGGGAGCCTCGCCACGGGCACGCGCGTCATCGCCAACCTGCCGTACTACATCACCGGGGTCCTCCTCTCCCGCTTCATGCACGCGCCCGCCGTCCTCTCGGCCACCGTCCTCGTGCAGAAGGAGGTCGGCCAGCGCCTCGCCGCCCGGCCCGGCGAGGACAACTACGGCTTCCTGAGTGCCTTAACCGCCCTGCACGGCACCGTCCGCCACGTGCGCGACGTGCCGAAGGGGGCCTTTCTCCCCGCGCCCGACGTGACGAGCAGCGTGATGCGGCTGGACTTCGACCGCACCCGCCCGCTGCCCGACCCCGCCTTCCTGCGCTTCGTGGAGACGGCGCTGCAACACCGCCGCAAGACGCTGCGGAACAACCTGCGGCTGGCCGGGCTGGAGGGCGAGGCCATCGACGCGGCGCTCGCGGGGGTGGACCTGCCGCCCGCCGTGCGCGCCGAGGACGTGCCCCTGCCTGACCTGCACGCCCTGGCCGCGCGCCTGGGCGTGGTACGGTAGGGGCCGCGTCACAAACGCTCCTCCCCCTGACTGTAGAAGTGGGCCTTACGCCGCTTCGGGGTGGAGGCATTCATGGGACCGTGCGGACGCGGCCCGGAGGTCTTTTCCGTGAAGTTTTTCGTCATCGGTGACGTGACCGTCGACCATCTCTACCACCTCGACCGCATCCCGGCCCCCGGCCAGGAGGTTTCCCCCACCCGCGCCACGATGGAACCCGGTGGGGCGGGCGGCACCATCTCCGTGACCCTGGCGCGGCTCGGCCACACGGTCACGCTCGCCGCCCGCGTGGGCCAGGACCCCTTCGCCGAGTACGCCCTGGGCCGCGTGCGCGAGAGCGGCGTCGTCCAGACGGCCATTCAGCAGGACCCCGACCTCCTGACGAGCACCATCACCGTCATGCAGACGCCCGACGGCCAGCGCG
Coding sequences within:
- the rsmA gene encoding 16S rRNA (adenine(1518)-N(6)/adenine(1519)-N(6))-dimethyltransferase RsmA — encoded protein: MTPPDPPTSPPPAPLYSPARVRELLNRHGLRPTKSLGQNFLVDGNILRAIADAGGAAPGVPVLEVGPGLGVLTREVASRGAHVTALEKDERLRPVLAETLAGLDVNVVWGDALDFDYGSLATGTRVIANLPYYITGVLLSRFMHAPAVLSATVLVQKEVGQRLAARPGEDNYGFLSALTALHGTVRHVRDVPKGAFLPAPDVTSSVMRLDFDRTRPLPDPAFLRFVETALQHRRKTLRNNLRLAGLEGEAIDAALAGVDLPPAVRAEDVPLPDLHALAARLGVVR
- a CDS encoding tetratricopeptide repeat protein, encoding MTDVSPPPAGAAAPPDWTAFARAGEWGRALSAARIGTAPAELTEVLGSVSAVQEAVRARRLPQARRAWVGLEEALRELGGGERALLTSLLGPEELGAALGVLEGLGRGTSGESDPEALRERLAPALAHPLTRAEALNALGVLHALREEPEEARARFGEALGADAGHYRALTNLGNLDLEAGHPAEAEARYREALRFNPDFDGAHHNLGVALRRQGRVHEAVGSIRRAQRLSVRRSQEDTRAEMREQFRTSARLRLLRWVLLAVAALVLFLILRGTGG